Proteins encoded in a region of the Benincasa hispida cultivar B227 chromosome 2, ASM972705v1, whole genome shotgun sequence genome:
- the LOC120071248 gene encoding autophagy-related protein 16 → MIMSPNQLANEAIKHALKALRQRHLLEEGAHAPAFLALSRPIITQSSEWKEKAEKLELELQQCYKAQSRLSEQLVVEVAEVRTSKSLIGEKDAVIDNLEQELNRAREECFQLKADLEIKIKALELAIYENQEIKTQLEAMTVKAKNAEAENKMLVDRWMLQKMQDAERLNEANALYEDMIDRLKASGLEKLAQQQVDGVVRQSEEGAEFFVESTVPSVCKHRIRGHEGGCGTILFEHNSGKLISGGQDRTVKLWDTNTGSLSSTLQGCLGSVLDLAITHDNRSVIAASSSNNLYAWDISSGRVRHTLTGHSDKVCAVDVSKISSRYVVSAAYDRTIKIWDLQKGYCTKTFIFASNCNAVRFSMDGQTICSGHVDGNLRLWDIQTGKLISEVAGHSLAVTSLSLSRNGNTILTSGRDNLHNLFDIRSLEVCGTLRASGNRVASNWSRSCISPDDNYVAAGSADGSVHVWSISKQDIVSTLKEHAASVLCCSWSGLGKPLASADRNGIIFTWN, encoded by the exons ATGATCATGTCCCCAAATCAGTTAGCAAACGAAGCGATTAAGCACGCTCTCAAGGCGCTGCGGCAACGCCATCTGCTTGAAGAAGGTGCGCATGCTCCTGCttttctcgctctctctcgcCCAATCATAACCCAG AGTTCGGAATGGAAAGAGAAAGCAGAGAAGCTGGAATTGGAGCTTCAGCAGTGTTATAAGGCTCAATCACGATTGTCTGAGCAACTTGTGGTTGAAGTGGCCGAGGTTCGAACTTCTAAATCTTTGATTGGGGAGAAAGATGCTGTAATTGATAACTTGGAACAGGAATTAAATCGAGCCAG GGAAGAATGCTTCCAGCTGAAGGCAGACTTAGAGATTAAAATTAAAGCTCTGGAACTGGCCATATATGAGAATCAAGAAATTAAAACACAGCTTGAAGCGATGACAGTTAAAGCTAAGAATGCAGAGGCTGAAAATAAGATGTTGGTTGACCGGTGGATGCTTCAAAAGATGCAGGATGCTGAACGCCTCAATGag GCAAATGCACTCTATGAAGATATGATTGACCGACTCAAGGCTAGTGGTTTAGAGAAACTTGCTCAGCAACAGGTTGATGGTGTGGTTCGCCAAAGTGAAGAGGGTGCTGAATTCTTTGTGGAATCCACTGTACCCTCAGTGTGCAAGCATAGGATCCGTGGCCATGAAGGGGGCTGTGGTACTATATTGTTTGAACATAATTCAGGAAAGTTGATCAGTGGGGGACAGGATCGTACAGTCAAATTGTGGGATACGAATACTGGATCATTAAGTTCCACTCTGCAAGGGTGCCTTGGTTCTGTTCTTGATCTTGCAATTACCCACGATAATAGATCTGTTATTGCAGCAAGCAGTTCAAACAACTTATATGCCTGGGACATCAGTTCTGGAAGGGTGCGCCATACGTTGACTGGTCACTCAGACAAAGTATGTGCCGTAGACGTAAGCAAAATTTCTAGCCGCTATGTTGTGAGTGCTGCATATGATCGCACCATTAAAATTTGGGATCTACAGAAGGGTTACTGCACCAAGACCTTCATTTTTGCCAGCAATTGCAATGCAGTTCGCTTCAGCATGGATGGACAGACCATTTGTTCTGGCCATGTGGATGGAAATCTTCGGTTGTGGGATATTCAAACAGGAAAATTGATTAGTGAAGTTGCCGGACACTCCCTTGCTGTTACATCTCTTTCTTTATCACGTAATGGCAATACAATATTGACTAGTGGGAGAGATAACTtgcataatttatttgatattcGATCTTTGGAAGTCTGTGGGACATTACGTGCATCCGGGAATAGAGTAGCCTCCAATTGGAGCCGTTCTTGCATCAGTCCAGACGACAACTATGTTGCTGCTGGTTCCGCGGATGGGTCAGTCCATGTATGGTCAATATCAAAACAAGATATCGTAAGCACTCTGAAAGAGCATGCTGCATCTGTTCTGTGTTGTTCATGGAGTGGGCTTGGAAAACCCCTTGCATCTGCGGACAGAAATGGAATAATATTTACATGGAACTGA
- the LOC120071732 gene encoding alpha/beta hydrolase domain-containing protein 17B translates to MGGVTSSMAAKFAFFPPNPPSYKLLKDQPTGLLLLDPFPHRENVDVWKLPTRKGNEIVAVYIRYPMATSTLLYSHGNAADVGQMYELFIELSIHLRVNILGYDYSGYGQSTGKPSEHNTYADIEAAYKCLEEKYGAKQEEIILYGQSVGSGPTLDLAARLPRLRAVVLHSPILSGLRVMYPVKRTYWFDIYKNIDKIPYVKCPVLVIHGTSDDVVDFSHGKQLWELCQEKYEPLWLKGGNHCDLELFPEYIRHLKKFVSTVERSPSRRNGSRKSTDRMEQSRRSTDCFEGPRRSTDRREKPRKSVDRLDKSRPQGCKFDNIEKLEKLKISIDQVERSRRSVEFYEKPRRSIDQQFEKARKSVDWLDRIRAG, encoded by the exons ATGGGTGGAGTTACTTCTTCCATGGCTGCTAAATTCGCCTTCTTCCCTCCTAATCCACCCTCTTACAAGCTTCTCAAAGACCAACCCACTGGTCTTCTTCTCTTAGATCCTTTTCCCCACCGCGAAAATGTCGATGTCTGGAAGCTCCCCACTCGTAAAGGCAATGAGATCGTCGCTGTTTACATCCGTTACCCTATGGCTACTTCCACGCTTCTTTATTCCCATGGAAATGCCGCCGATGTTGGTCAGATGTACGAGCTCTTCATTGAACTCAGCATTCATTTGCGCGTTAATATTCTTGG GTACGATTATTCTGGATATGGGCAGTCCACTGGAAAG CCTAGCGAGCACAATACTTATGCAGATATTGAAGCTGCATACAAGTGTCTTGAGGAGAAGTATGGTGCTAAACAAGAGGAAATAATCCTTTATGGTCAATCTGTTGGAAGTGGCCCAACTTTGGACCTTGCTGCACGTTTGCCCCGACTACGAGCAGTTGTCCTGCATAGTCCTATATTGTCAGGATTGAGAGTCATGTATCCAGTGAAACGCACGTACTGGTTTGACATCTATAAG AACATTGATAAAATACCATATGTTAAGTGCCCTGTGCTGGTAATTCAT GGAACTTCTGACGACGTTGTTGATTTCTCTCACGGCAAACAGCTGTGGGAGCTGTGTCAAGAGAAATATGAACCCTTGTGGCTGAAAGGGGGAAACCATTGTGATCTTGAACTCTTCCCAGAATACATCAGGCATCTCAAGAAATTTGTATCCACCGTTGAGAGATCACCTTCACGAAGGAATGGTTCAAGGAAAAGCACAGACCGAATGGAGCAATCAAGAAGGAGCACGGATTGTTTCGAGGGCCCAAGAAGGAGCACAGACAGGCGAGAGAAGCCTAGGAAAAGCGTTGATAGGCTAGACAAATCGAGACCGCAAGGATGCAAGTTTGACAACATTGAGAAGCTAGAGAAACTAAAAATTTCAATTGACCAAGTAGAGAGATCAAGGAGAAGTGTGGAATTCTATGAGAAACCGAGAAGAAGCATCGACCAACAGTTTGAAAAAGCTCGAAAGAGCGTCGATTGGTTGGATAGAATTCGTGCCGGGTAG